A section of the Phaseolus vulgaris cultivar G19833 chromosome 8, P. vulgaris v2.0, whole genome shotgun sequence genome encodes:
- the LOC137825777 gene encoding cysteine-rich receptor-like protein kinase 25 isoform X2 — protein MFSIIIHHTKTMRVLWKMKRSMAWNPFKLIFLCFTFFIFAIPQAKGADYLYRVCSEEDRSSDNSPYQTNLRTLLSSLSSNATANANGFYNNTILPTNSSDTVYGLFMCRGDLLPHACKDCVANATQTLSSDANCSLSKSGLIWYDDCMVRYSNLSFFSTINTTPTICVWNKANISSDLSSFNSLLASTMRETAHEAANSSKRYSAKQENLSENQTLYCLTQCTQDLSPQQCSQCLDDAISNIPTCCNGKQGGRVLFPSCNIRYELYPFYRVTDDAPQGPVPETTYAYTDSEYSEDPGYISHNCSNNNSDAAFRSNLRTLFSALSSNATSSYGFQTPEGTAYGLFRCRIDISHRLCELCIQNSTDKLTSECGLASTEAIIWYNHCWLRYSDRNFFSITETSPRFVNLNISNSNPIQSSVASELSNQLAKVATMTGNTDNKFQTDDSLRLNDKQTVFILGQCSSDLSSNSCIGCLNDVIGTAIPWSSLGSLGGRVMYPSCILRFELFQFYSLKPTPPTATPPPPVGQESSTIESLQFNLPIIEAATSNFSQENKIGKGGFGEVYKGILYDGRSIGVKRLSKNSKQGIEEFKNEVLLIAKLQHRNLVAFIGFCLDKQEKILIYEYVPNKSLDYFLFDTKQEKVLSWIERHKIIGGIARGILYLHEHSRLKVIHRDLKPSNILLDENMNPKISDFGLARIIEIDQEEESTNRIIGTYGYMSPEYAMFGQFSEKSDVYSFGVMILEIISGKKNMSSHESHHVADGLLNFVWRNWRDETTLNALDPKLRENYSNIEVMRYIQIGLLCVQENLDVRPTMVTIVSYLSRHTIELPFPQEPTFFLNHRTNPIVTHESSSGQDANTSIPSSTNDISISEFYPR, from the exons ATGTTTTCCATTATTATACACCACACGAAAACTATGAGAGTGTTGTGGAAGATGAAGAGAAGCATGGCCTGGAATCCCTTCAAGCTCATCTTCCTTTGTTTTACCTTCTTCATTTTCGCAATTCCTCAAGCAAAGGGCGCTGATTATCTTTACCGAGTTTGCAGTGAAGAAGACAGAAGCAGTGACAACAGCCCCTATCAGACGAACCTCAGGACCCTCCTCTCTTCCTTATCTTCAAACGCTACAGCCAACGCTAATGGATTCTACAACAATACAATCCTTCCCACAAACTCTTCTGACACAGTATATGGCCTTTTCATGTGCAGGGGTGATCTTCTCCCTCACGCCTGCAAAGATTGCGTGGCAAACGCTACCCAGACTCTGTCGTCAGACGCAAACTGTTCCCTGTCCAAATCGGGTCTGATTTGGTACGACGACTGCATGGTTCGGTATTCcaacctctctttcttctccaCTATCAACACAACTCCCACAATTTGTGTTTGGAACAAGGCCAATATCTCCTCTGACTTATCAAGCTTCAATAGTTTGTTGGCCAGCACCATGAGAGAAACTGCACATGAAGCAGCCAATTCCAGTAAGAGGTATTCCGCAAAGCAAGAAAACTTATCTGAAAATCAGACCCTTTACTGTCTAACTCAGTGCACACAAGACCTTTCACCTCAACAATGCTCACAATGTCTTGATGATGCAATATCAAATATTCCGACATGCTGTAATGGAAAACAAGGAGGAAGAGTTTTGTTTCCTAGTTGTAACATTAGGTATGAACTGTACCCTTTCTACCGCGTCACCGATGATGCACCACAAGGACCTGTCCCAGAAACAACATATGCATACACAGATTCTGAATATTCAGAAGATCCCGGCTATATTTCTCACAActgctcaaacaacaactctgACGCTGCTTTCCGATCAAACCTCAGAACCCTCTTCTCTGCCTTGTCTTCCAACGCCACCTCTAGCTATGGATTCCAGACGCCAGAGGGAACAGCGTATGGCCTCTTCAGGTGCCGTATCGACATTTCTCATCGCCTTTGTGAACTATGCatccaaaactcaacagacaaATTAACCTCCGAGTGCGGTTTGGCTTCTACGGAGGCCATAATATGGTACAACCACTGCTGGCTTCGCTATTCCGACAGAAACTTCTTCTCCATCACCGAAACAAGTCCGAGATTTGTGAATTTGAACATCAGCAACAGCAATCCGATACAATCCTCCGTTGCTTCTGAGTTATCGAACCAGTTAGCAAAGGTGGCGACCATGACAGGGAACACTGATAACAAATTCCAAACAGATGATTCTCTGAGATTGAATGATAAGCAAACAGTGTTTATTCTTGGTCAATGCTCATCGGATCTATCAAGCAATAGTTGCATTGGGTGCCTAAATGATGTGATTGGAACAGCAATTCCATGGAGCAGTCTGGGAAGCTTAGGTGGACGAGTTATGTATCCTAGCTGTATTCTTCGCTTTGAACTGTTCCAGTTTTACAGTCTCAAGCCTACCCCACCAACTGCTACTCCTCCCCCACCAG TTGGACAAGAAAGTTCCACTATAGAGTCACTACAATTCAATCTGCCAATAATTGAAGCAGCAACAAGTAATTTCTCGCAGGAGAACAAAATCGGAAAAGGTGGATTTGGAGAAGTTTACAAG GGTATCCTTTATGATGGACGATCTATTGGTGTAAAGAGACTCTCGAAAAATTCTAAACAAGGCATAGAAGAGTTCAAAAATGAGGTTTTATTAATAGCCAAACTTCAACATAGGAATCTAGTGGCGTTCATAGGATTTTGTCTTgataaacaagaaaaaatacTTATCTATGAATATGTGCCAAACAAGAGTCTAGACTACTTCTTATTTG atACTAAACAAGAAAAAGTTTTGAGTTGGATTGAGCGTCACAAAATCATAGGCGGAATTGCTCGAGGAATTCTATATTTACATGAGCATTCTCGACTTAAAGTTATACATCGTGATCTTAAACCTAGTAATATACTACTAGATGAAAATATGAATCCAAAAATTTCAGATTTTGGACTTGCTAGAATTATTGAAATAGATCAAGAGGAGGAAAGTACAAATAGAATCATCGGTACATA TGGTTATATGTCTCCGGAGTATGCTATGTTTGGACAATTTTCTGAAAAATCTGATGTTTATAGTTTTGGTGTTATGATTCTCGAGATTATTAGTGGAAAAAAGAATATGAGCTCACATGAATCACATCATGTTGCTGATGGACTTCTAAATTTT GTTTGGAGAAATTGGAGGGATGAAACAACACTGAACGCATTGGATCCAAAATTAAGAGAAAACTATTCTAATATTGAGGTCATGAGATACATTCAAATTGGTCTATTATGTGTTCAAGAAAATCTAGATGTCAGACCCACAATGGTAACGATTGTTTCATATCTTAGCCGTCACACAATTGAGTTGCCATTTCCACAAGAACCTACTTTTTTCTTAAATCATAGAACAAATCCAATTGTTACACATGAATCAAGTTCAGGCCAAGATGCCAACACTTCCATACCATCTTCTACTAATGACATATCTATAAGTGAATTTTATCCTCGGTAG
- the LOC137825777 gene encoding cysteine-rich receptor-like protein kinase 6 isoform X1 has protein sequence MFSIIIHHTKTMRVLWKMKRSMAWNPFKLIFLCFTFFIFAIPQAKGADYLYRVCSEEDRSSDNSPYQTNLRTLLSSLSSNATANANGFYNNTILPTNSSDTVYGLFMCRGDLLPHACKDCVANATQTLSSDANCSLSKSGLIWYDDCMVRYSNLSFFSTINTTPTICVWNKANISSDLSSFNSLLASTMRETAHEAANSSKRYSAKQENLSENQTLYCLTQCTQDLSPQQCSQCLDDAISNIPTCCNGKQGGRVLFPSCNIRYELYPFYRVTDDAPQGPVPETTYAYTDSEYSEDPGYISHNCSNNNSDAAFRSNLRTLFSALSSNATSSYGFQTPEGTAYGLFRCRIDISHRLCELCIQNSTDKLTSECGLASTEAIIWYNHCWLRYSDRNFFSITETSPRFVNLNISNSNPIQSSVASELSNQLAKVATMTGNTDNKFQTDDSLRLNDKQTVFILGQCSSDLSSNSCIGCLNDVIGTAIPWSSLGSLGGRVMYPSCILRFELFQFYSLKPTPPTATPPPPGESQQRTIILIVTSSIIATGILFTFCYYFIRKKTRKNSRTILQENFGQESSTIESLQFNLPIIEAATSNFSQENKIGKGGFGEVYKGILYDGRSIGVKRLSKNSKQGIEEFKNEVLLIAKLQHRNLVAFIGFCLDKQEKILIYEYVPNKSLDYFLFDTKQEKVLSWIERHKIIGGIARGILYLHEHSRLKVIHRDLKPSNILLDENMNPKISDFGLARIIEIDQEEESTNRIIGTYGYMSPEYAMFGQFSEKSDVYSFGVMILEIISGKKNMSSHESHHVADGLLNFVWRNWRDETTLNALDPKLRENYSNIEVMRYIQIGLLCVQENLDVRPTMVTIVSYLSRHTIELPFPQEPTFFLNHRTNPIVTHESSSGQDANTSIPSSTNDISISEFYPR, from the exons ATGTTTTCCATTATTATACACCACACGAAAACTATGAGAGTGTTGTGGAAGATGAAGAGAAGCATGGCCTGGAATCCCTTCAAGCTCATCTTCCTTTGTTTTACCTTCTTCATTTTCGCAATTCCTCAAGCAAAGGGCGCTGATTATCTTTACCGAGTTTGCAGTGAAGAAGACAGAAGCAGTGACAACAGCCCCTATCAGACGAACCTCAGGACCCTCCTCTCTTCCTTATCTTCAAACGCTACAGCCAACGCTAATGGATTCTACAACAATACAATCCTTCCCACAAACTCTTCTGACACAGTATATGGCCTTTTCATGTGCAGGGGTGATCTTCTCCCTCACGCCTGCAAAGATTGCGTGGCAAACGCTACCCAGACTCTGTCGTCAGACGCAAACTGTTCCCTGTCCAAATCGGGTCTGATTTGGTACGACGACTGCATGGTTCGGTATTCcaacctctctttcttctccaCTATCAACACAACTCCCACAATTTGTGTTTGGAACAAGGCCAATATCTCCTCTGACTTATCAAGCTTCAATAGTTTGTTGGCCAGCACCATGAGAGAAACTGCACATGAAGCAGCCAATTCCAGTAAGAGGTATTCCGCAAAGCAAGAAAACTTATCTGAAAATCAGACCCTTTACTGTCTAACTCAGTGCACACAAGACCTTTCACCTCAACAATGCTCACAATGTCTTGATGATGCAATATCAAATATTCCGACATGCTGTAATGGAAAACAAGGAGGAAGAGTTTTGTTTCCTAGTTGTAACATTAGGTATGAACTGTACCCTTTCTACCGCGTCACCGATGATGCACCACAAGGACCTGTCCCAGAAACAACATATGCATACACAGATTCTGAATATTCAGAAGATCCCGGCTATATTTCTCACAActgctcaaacaacaactctgACGCTGCTTTCCGATCAAACCTCAGAACCCTCTTCTCTGCCTTGTCTTCCAACGCCACCTCTAGCTATGGATTCCAGACGCCAGAGGGAACAGCGTATGGCCTCTTCAGGTGCCGTATCGACATTTCTCATCGCCTTTGTGAACTATGCatccaaaactcaacagacaaATTAACCTCCGAGTGCGGTTTGGCTTCTACGGAGGCCATAATATGGTACAACCACTGCTGGCTTCGCTATTCCGACAGAAACTTCTTCTCCATCACCGAAACAAGTCCGAGATTTGTGAATTTGAACATCAGCAACAGCAATCCGATACAATCCTCCGTTGCTTCTGAGTTATCGAACCAGTTAGCAAAGGTGGCGACCATGACAGGGAACACTGATAACAAATTCCAAACAGATGATTCTCTGAGATTGAATGATAAGCAAACAGTGTTTATTCTTGGTCAATGCTCATCGGATCTATCAAGCAATAGTTGCATTGGGTGCCTAAATGATGTGATTGGAACAGCAATTCCATGGAGCAGTCTGGGAAGCTTAGGTGGACGAGTTATGTATCCTAGCTGTATTCTTCGCTTTGAACTGTTCCAGTTTTACAGTCTCAAGCCTACCCCACCAACTGCTACTCCTCCCCCACCAG GAGAAAGTCAGCAAAGAACAATTATCTTGATCGTTACTTCGAGCATAATTGCAACAGGGATACTTTTCAccttttgttattattttatacgAAAAAAAACTCGAAAAAATAGTAGAACTATTCTTCAAGAAAATT TTGGACAAGAAAGTTCCACTATAGAGTCACTACAATTCAATCTGCCAATAATTGAAGCAGCAACAAGTAATTTCTCGCAGGAGAACAAAATCGGAAAAGGTGGATTTGGAGAAGTTTACAAG GGTATCCTTTATGATGGACGATCTATTGGTGTAAAGAGACTCTCGAAAAATTCTAAACAAGGCATAGAAGAGTTCAAAAATGAGGTTTTATTAATAGCCAAACTTCAACATAGGAATCTAGTGGCGTTCATAGGATTTTGTCTTgataaacaagaaaaaatacTTATCTATGAATATGTGCCAAACAAGAGTCTAGACTACTTCTTATTTG atACTAAACAAGAAAAAGTTTTGAGTTGGATTGAGCGTCACAAAATCATAGGCGGAATTGCTCGAGGAATTCTATATTTACATGAGCATTCTCGACTTAAAGTTATACATCGTGATCTTAAACCTAGTAATATACTACTAGATGAAAATATGAATCCAAAAATTTCAGATTTTGGACTTGCTAGAATTATTGAAATAGATCAAGAGGAGGAAAGTACAAATAGAATCATCGGTACATA TGGTTATATGTCTCCGGAGTATGCTATGTTTGGACAATTTTCTGAAAAATCTGATGTTTATAGTTTTGGTGTTATGATTCTCGAGATTATTAGTGGAAAAAAGAATATGAGCTCACATGAATCACATCATGTTGCTGATGGACTTCTAAATTTT GTTTGGAGAAATTGGAGGGATGAAACAACACTGAACGCATTGGATCCAAAATTAAGAGAAAACTATTCTAATATTGAGGTCATGAGATACATTCAAATTGGTCTATTATGTGTTCAAGAAAATCTAGATGTCAGACCCACAATGGTAACGATTGTTTCATATCTTAGCCGTCACACAATTGAGTTGCCATTTCCACAAGAACCTACTTTTTTCTTAAATCATAGAACAAATCCAATTGTTACACATGAATCAAGTTCAGGCCAAGATGCCAACACTTCCATACCATCTTCTACTAATGACATATCTATAAGTGAATTTTATCCTCGGTAG
- the LOC137823714 gene encoding secreted RxLR effector protein 78-like, producing the protein MSNLIDSRQSAFLEGRGLLVSVLVANEVLEEVKRRKQRCVYFKVDYEKAYDSVSWEFLYYMLGRLGFCERWIRWIKSCLESSSVSVLVNGSPTSEFCPKRGLRQGDPLAPFLFLIVGEGLTGVVRKAVEKNLVESLEVGVKNVKVNMLHYADDTLFLCEANFKSVCNLKVILHCFELASGLKVNFSKSRIGGVGLIIL; encoded by the coding sequence ATGAGTAACCTAATTGATTCCAGACAATCTGCTTTCTTGGAAGGAAGGGGTTTATTGGTTAGTGTCCTTGTGGCAAATGAGGTTTTAGAGGAGGTGAAGCGGAGGAAACAGAGGTGTGTTTACTTTAAAGTCGATTACGAAAAGGCCTATGATTCTGTAAGCTGGGAGTTTCTTTATTACATGCTTGGAAGGTTAGGCTTCTGCGAAAGATGGATAAGATGGATTAAATCCTGCTTGGAATCTTCCTCTGTATCGGTGCTTGTAAATGGGAGTCCTACCTCAGAATTCTGCCCGAAGAGGGGTTTACGTCAAGGCGACCCTCTTGCGCCTTTCCTGTTTCTTATTGTGGGGGAAGGGTTGACAGGTGTTGTAAGGAAAGCTGTAGAGAAGAATTTAGTGGAAAGTCTGGAGGTTGGGGTTAAAAACGTAAAGGTAAACATGCTTCATTATGCGGATGATACTCTGTTTTTATGTGAAGCGAATTTTAAATCGGTCTGCAATTTGAAGGTTATTCTGCACTGTTTTGAATTAGCCTCTGGTTTGAAGGTTAATTTCTCAAAAAGTAGAATTGGAGGGGTGGGGTTGATCATACTGTAA
- the LOC137823726 gene encoding uncharacterized protein produces the protein MWLQDTSCLKLIHDSWANQVVGYPMFILQHKLKRLKLELRDWNKNSFGNVHNGVLLKQDILLGIQKSLETASLSDSDGLFCQEKIAKEELDHALHCQYLFWKERVRMLWFKDGDRNTAFFHAVVKRRYNSSGINRLRIDNEILLVLIFLRWFPLRRI, from the exons atgtggcttcaggacacttcgtgtctaaagcttattcatgattcttgggctaatcAGGTTGTTGGTTATCCTATGTTTatcttgcaacataagttaaaaaggttgaaacttgagctccgagactggaataaaaattcttttggtaatgttcataaTGGAGTTCTTCTTAAGCAGGACATCCTTCTTGGTATTCAAAAAAGcttagagactgctagtttgtCTGATAGTGATGGACTTTtctgtcaagaaaagattgctaaggaggagcttgatcatgctcttcactgtcaatatttgttttggaaagaaagggtcAGGATGTTGTGGTTCAAGGATGGAGATCGAAATACTGCTTTTTTCCATGCGGTGGTCAAAAGGAGAtataattctagtgggattaatcgtctacggattgataatgag attttattggtacttatattcctgcgatggtttcctctgaggagaatatga